The window TTTAAAATATCGTACACATTCAGTCCAGCAACAGGCAAAGTCTTGTAGCCCACTGCATTACGAACAGAGAGCTGAAGATTTTCACTCTCATCACCAGTTACAATAAGACATTGATCGAAATCAAAGTTTTTCATCACATTGACGAATTCCTTTGTCTTAGGTGCGTCCATTGCAAACTGATCAAGAATAACCACGTTGCCTTCGCTCATACGAGCAGAAAGGGCCATACGGAGAGCTAATCTACGAACTTTTTTGGGCAATGAGTAGCTGTAATCCCTTGGCTTAGGTCCAAAGGTGGTTCCACCACCGCGCCAAACAGGGGAAGT is drawn from Candidatus Electrothrix aestuarii and contains these coding sequences:
- the rplD gene encoding 50S ribosomal protein L4 codes for the protein MSVCDVVNTSAEKVAEIEVNDNLFGVEVDTGILHEVVCMQRANRRRGTASTKTKGEVRGGGAKPWRQKGTGRARAGSRTSPVWRGGGTTFGPKPRDYSYSLPKKVRRLALRMALSARMSEGNVVILDQFAMDAPKTKEFVNVMKNFDFDQCLIVTGDESENLQLSVRNAVGYKTLPVAGLNVYDILKYPKLMVIQSSLEQLETRLMV